One Acanthopagrus latus isolate v.2019 chromosome 12, fAcaLat1.1, whole genome shotgun sequence genomic region harbors:
- the smtna gene encoding smoothelin, whose product MESKTEAGSALVTSEELAAIEDEEVLNKMLDGATDFEERRMIRAALRDLLKRKRDKREQDRGSRQQDLRQQGLSKGGTTGGGVSVGRASMNQQPQTNKPPGQLSSSVGGQPGPAVASAQKCPPAAAPNAKNVKQMLLDWCRAKTEPYEGVDIQNFSSSWKDGIAFCALVHRFFPDAFEYSILNPNKPRDNFQLAFSTAERLAGCPPLLDPDDLVRMKEPDWKCVYTYIQEFYRSLVEKGLVKTKKRL is encoded by the exons ATGGAGTCAAAAACTGAGGCTGGATCGGCGTTGGTGACCAGCGAGGAGCTGGCTGCGATCGAGGACGAAGAGGTTCTCAACAAGATG CTGGACGGTGCCACAGATTTTGAAGAGAGACGGATGATACGTGCCGCGCTGAGGGACCTCctcaagagaaagagag ACAAGCGGGAGCAGGATCGGGGCTCGAGGCAGCAGGACTTGAGGCAGCAGGGCCTGAGCAAAGGGGGAACAACAGGCGGAGGTGTGAGCGTGGGCAGAGCGTCCATGAACCAGCAGCCGCAGACAAACA AGCCGCCTGGTCAGCTCTCTTCATCAGTGGGCGG tcaGCCCGGTCCTGCTGTAGCTTCAGCCCAGAaatgtcctcctgctgcagcacccAAcgctaaaaatgtcaaacagatGCTTCTAGACTGGTGCAGGGCCAAAACAGAGCCATATGAG GGGGTGGACATCCAGAACTTCTCCTCAAGCTGGAAAGACGGCATAGCCTTCTGCGCCTTGGTGCACCGCTTCTTCCCTGACGCCTTCGAGTACTCCATCCTCAACCCCAACAAGCCCAGGGACAACTTCCAGCTGGCCTTCAGCACTGCAGA gaggcTGGCAGGCTGCCCCCCTCTGCTCGACCCCGACGACTTAGTCCGGATGAAAGAGCCCGACTGGAAGTGCGTGTACACGTACATCCAGGAGTTCTACCGCTCCCTGGTGGAGAAAGGCCTGGTCAAGACCAAGAAGCGGCTGTAG
- the slc35e4 gene encoding solute carrier family 35 member E4 — protein MINADGFSKCEATLQDRGRRRRPPAEMLHLLSAVIVWLVTGTTISSLNKWIFAVYNFRYPLLLSALHMLTAIVVDYGLIKLQVIRHRGAGEQDLTPSAKCKVFLLSLTFCASIAFGNMGLNYVQLSFAQMIYTTTPLFTLAISTLILGKQHHILKYTAMMPICLGASFSIMGEVQFDQTGCFFVFAATMLRGVKSIQQSILLQEEKINSVFLLYLMSIPSFCILAVAALALENWAVLESPLHYDRHLWVFILLSCIGSVMYNLASCCVITLTSAVTLHILGNLSVVGNLLLSQLLFGSELSALSCAGAVLTLSGMLIYQNSEFIVSYMDARKAKAQKSGQMDFHTAGGEDLDKAGGASEPTYHQQRLDGKLEDKTD, from the exons ATGATCAACGCCGATGGCTTCTCAAAATGCGAGGCGACTCTGCAGGacaggggcaggaggaggaggccaccCGCAGAGATGCTCcatctgctgtcagctgttatTGTCTGGCTGGTGACGGGGACCACCATCTCCAGCCTCAACAAATGGATATTCGCCGTCTACAACTTCAGGTAccccctgctgctgtcagcgcTGCACATGCTGACAGCCATCGTGGTGGACTATGGGCTGATCAAGCTGCAGGTGATCcgccacagaggagcaggagagcagGACCTGACCCCCAGCGCCAAATGTAAGGTGTTCCTGTTGAGTCTGACATTTTGTGCCAGCATCGCCTTCGGGAACATGGGTCTGAACTATGTCCAGCTGTCATTCGCACAAATGATCTACACCACCACCCCGCTATTTACTCTGGCCATCTCCACGCTGATCCTGGGCAAGCAGCACCATATCCTCAAATACACAGCCATGATGCCCATCTGCCTGGGGGCGTCCTTCAGCATCATGGGAGAGGTCCAGTTCGACCAGACCGGCTGCTTCTTTGTGTTCGCAGCGACCATGTTGAGGGGTGTCAAGTCCATTCAGCAGA GCATCTTACTCCAGGAGGAGAAAATCAACTCGGTGTTCCTGCTCTACCTGATGTCCATTCCAAGCTTCTGCATCTTGGCCGTGGCCGCTCTGGCCTTAGAGAACTGGGCAGTGCTGGAGTCGCCGCTGCATTACGACCGTCACCTGTGGGTCTTTATCTTGCTCAGCTGCATCGGCTCGGTCATGTACAACTTGGCCAGCTGCTGCGTCATCACGCTCACCTCTGCCGTCACTCTGCACATCCTCGGCAACCTGAGCGTGGTGGggaacctgctgctgtctcagcTGCTGTTCGGCAGCGAGCTGTCTGCCCTCAGCTGTGCCGGCGCGGTGCTGACGCTGTCTGGCATGCTCATATATCAGAACTCTGAGTTTATCGTGAGCTACATGGACGCACGCAAGGCCAAAGCTCAAAAGTCTGGACAGATGGATTTTCACACTGCGGGTGGAGAGGACTTGGACAAAGCTGGTGGCGCGTCTGAACCCACATATCATCAGCAGAGACTGGACGGGAAACTGGAAGACAAGACGGACTGA
- the LOC119029443 gene encoding inositol polyphosphate 5-phosphatase K codes for MDHLQQKQLNTEPCGPRVEPGPCAFIGGPQVKIMEPPLIGPSEVLNKQSRLSPMQAAVAPVKMTEPVQSVQPKSGTTPTTLASISRPRPTALGTKPAPKTTRISVNPSKEIDLIPVCIPGPQSANALSHSPTESSPSALHSPHSPHSPHSPHSPHSPQSYTSQPYLSPNSSLSPKPGLSPQPQRSPSPGSSTQSQAQSEKPGENNDFRVYIVTWNVGSAVPPDDITSLFGPNVSDGSVDMFIIGLQEVNSMINKRLKDVLFSDQWSELCMDTLSPFGYVLVASQRMQGVLLLVFSKFCHLPFLRGVQTESTRTGLGGYWGNKGGVSARMTVFGHPLCFLNCHLPAHMRNLEQRMEDFESILQQQQFDGGTATGVLDHDVVFWFGDLNFRIEDYDIHVVKCAIDSNKLPLLWERDQLNMAKSTESILEGFNEGPLKFPPTYKFDVGTHTYDTSAKKRKPAWTDRILWRLRRTGSPVPTHNAALQRGLTSWLGGATKVTQHVYRSHMGYTISDHKPVSALFSLHFPFKVNTPLVELQVNREWSKVSDATVRFTVAATYQRSSWDWVAIYKVGFRHHKDYQAYIWAKGEHATQVTFAEEDLPRDDCEYILGYYSNNMTSIVGLSSPIQIKIPVHSPTVQRSDSSDVSSEDDSTLVLLALNSRSPSPKTGKHHHRHRRSRSPAVPALSSNPLPSLQGLSLCPRPKEGHSRSRSPCSAAKKERLVSPDTVQSPSISPLSPRSPVSPGGGVTAPEALVAAILGEHRPAQVSPTGVKQIGKTGEANTG; via the exons ATGGATCACTTGCAGCAGAAACAACTCAACACCGAGCCTTGCGGGCCCAGAGTGGAACCCGGCCCTTGCGCGTTTATCGGAGGCCCACAGGTCAAAATCATGGAGCCTCCTCTCATTGGCCCGTCAGAGGTGCTTAATAAACAGTCTAGATTGAGCCCTATGCAGGCCGCAGTTGCACCTGTGAAAATGACAGAACCAGTGCAGTCAGTGCAGCCAAAGTCTGGGACCACCCCGACAACGCTCGCCAGCATCAGCCGGCCAAGACCAACCGCTCTTGGAACTAAACCTGCTCCAAAGACGACCAGGATCTCAGTGAACCCCTCCAAGGAAATAGATTTGATCCCAGTTTGCATCCCAGGACCTCAGAGTGCCAACGCCCTGTCGCATTCGCCAACAGAGTCCTCCCCCTCCGCCCTTCACAGTCCCCACAGTCCTCACAGTCCTCACAGTCCCCACAGTCCCCACAGCCCTCAGTCTTACACCAGCCAGCCTTACCTGAGCCCCAACTCCAGCCTCAGCCCGAAACCAGGCCTGAGTCCTCAGCCGCAGAGGAGCCCCTCACCGGGGAGCTCAACACAGAGCCAAGCACAGTCCGAGAAGCCGGGAGAGAACAACGACTTCAG GGTCTACATCGTCACATGGAACGTGGGATCAGCTGTCCCGCCAGATGACATCACTTCTCTGTTCGGACCAAATGTCTCCGATGGGAGCGTTGACATGTTTATCATTGG ACTCCAGGAAGTGAACTCCATGATAAACAAGCGGCTGAAGGATGTGCTTTTTTCAGACCAGTGGAGTGAGCTCTGCATGGACACGCTCAGCCCTTTTGGATACGTTCTG GTGGCGTCCCAGCGTATGCAGGGAGTGCTGCTTCTGGTCTTCTCTAAATTCTGCCACCTTCCGTTCCTCAGAGgtgtgcagacagagagcacGCGCACAGGGCTTGGGGGATATTGG GGAAATAAAGGGGGCGTCAGCGCGAGGATGACGGTGTTCGGCCACCCGCTGTGCTTCCTCAACTGTCACCTGCCGGCTCACATGAGGAACCTGGAGCAGCGGATGGAGGACTTTGAAagcatcctgcagcagcagcagtttgacgGAGGGACGGCCACCGGTGTGCTGGACCACGA TGTCGTGTTCTGGTTTGGCGATTTAAATTTCCGTATAGAGGACTACGACATCCatgtggtgaaatgtgccaTCGACAGCAACAAGCTGCCTCTTCTGTGGGAGCGAGATCAG CTCAACATGGCTAAAAGCACAGAGTCCATCCTGGAGGGCTTCAATGAGGGACCACTCAAGTTCCCCCCTACTTATAAGTTTGATGTGGGGACTCATACGTATGACACCAG TGCTAAGAAGAGGAAACCTGCCTGGACAGATCGCATCCTCTGGCGCCTTCGTCGCACCGGCTCCCCAGTtcctacccacaatgcagcactgCAGCGGGGTCTGACCTCATGGTTGGGTGGGGCGACCAAAGTGACACAGCATGTGTACCGAAGTCACATGGGCTACACCATCAGTGACCACAAGCCTGTTTCTGCCCTATTTTCACTGCAT TTCCCTTTCAAGGTGAATACGCctctggtggagctgcaggtgaacaGGGAGTGGAGTAAAGTCTCAGATGCTACAGTCAGATTCACTGTTGCGGCGACTTATCAGCGCAGCTCATGGGACTGGGTAGCAATATACAAG GTCGGGTTCAGACATCACAAAGATTACCAGGCTTACATCTGGGCCAAGGGAGAGCATGCGACACAG GTGACATTTGCAGAGGAGGATTTGCCAAGAGATGACTGTGAATACATCCTGGGCTACTACAGCAATAATATGACCAGTATTGTCGGACTGTCATCACCAATTCAG ATCAAGATTCCAGTCCACAGCCCCACTGTGCAGCGCTCCGACAGCTCGGACGTCAGCTCAGAAGATGACAGCACTCTGGTTCTGCTCGCACTGAACTCCCGCAGCCCGAGCCCTAAAACTGGCAAACACCACCATCGTCACCGTCGCAGCCGCAGCCCCGCTGTCCCTGCTCTCTCCTCCAacccccttccctccctgcaGGGCCTCAGCCTGTGTCCTCGCCCTAAAGAAGGCCATTCTCGCAGCCGCTCGCCCTGCTCGGCTGCTAAGAAGGAGCGACTGGTCTCCCCTGACACCGTGCAGTCTCCCTCTATCAGCCCGCTCAGCCCCCGCAGCCCTGTGTCTCCGGGCGGAGGCGTGACTGCCCCGGAGGCCCTGGTCGCTGCCATCTTAGGCGAACACAGACCAGCTCAGGTTAGCCCCACGGGGGTCAAACAGATAGGAAAGACAGGAGAAGCAAACACTGGATAG
- the osbp2 gene encoding oxysterol-binding protein 2, protein MNELVRCLPSPTLPGLHLPCLDGLDTYRGWLFKWTNYLKGYQRRWFVLSNGLLSYYRTQAEMAHTCRGTIPLATAHIEVGDTCHLVLTSGGRSYHLKATSEGECQRWVSALQQAKANATLLMHHSDDSGDEGPVPQEDRALTQGVLKTLASKLDDLSTCNELIGKHGAALQRSLSELEELRGSSESTDKVKAVNERATLFRITSNAMINACRDFLDVAESHSRRWQKALQHEREQRHHLEETIEQLAKQHNSLERAWRENPTSYTGVERSQEGDASDENDEAEFFDAMEDSPAFITVTASGNIQHKRSGSNQSMMSGGVSNDWTHNENDTSGTNHMLRRTRRSRIPDKPNYSLNLWSIMKNCIGKDLSKIPMPVNFNEPLSMLQRLTEDLEYSELLDRAARCDSSLEQMCLVAAFSVSSYSTTVHRTAKPFNPLLGETYELDRLEEYGYRSICEQVSHHPPAAAHHVTSQRGWTLWQHITIDSKFRGKYISVVPFGNIHLQFHSSGNHYVWSKVTSTVHNIIVGKLWIDQSGDIDIVNNTTKDTCRLKFSPYSYFSREVPRKVTGVVEDREGTAHYILSGTWDDKMESAKIVDSSQGCGGSEGKQKTVYQTLQPKLLWKKYPLPDNAENMHFFSSLALTLNEPEEGVAPTDSRLRPDQRLMEAGLWDEANVQKQRLEECQRLERKKREVQANQALEEGQDIEGYQPLWFEKRTDETRESTYVYRGGYWEAKERQDWSQCPEIF, encoded by the exons ATGAACGAGCTGGTGAGATGCCTGCCATCCCCGACTCTCCCGGGACTCCACCTGCCGTGTTTGGACGGGCTGGACACCTACAGAGGCTGGCTCTTTAAATGGACCAACTACCTGAAGGGCTACCAGCGGCGCTGGTTCGTCCTGAGCAACGGCCTGCTGTCCTACTACAG gactcaggcagaaatggcACACACCTGCCGGGGCACCATTCCCCTGGCAACGGCGCACATCGAGGTGGGTGACACCTGCCACTTGGTCTTAACTAGTGGAGGCCGGAGCTACCACCTGAAGGCCACCTCAGAGGGCGAGTGTCAGCGATGGGTGTCAGCCCTGCAGCAAGCCAAGGCCAATGCCACTCTGCTAATGCACCACTCAG ATGACTCAGGAGATGAAGGCCCTGTACCTCAGGAGGACCGAGCCCTAACCCAAGGGGTGCTCAAGACTCTGGCCAGCAAGCTAGATGACCTGAGCACCTGTAATGAGCTGATAGGAAAGCACGGTGCTGCCCTCCAACGCTCCCTCAGCGAACTCGAGGAACTGCGTGGATCTTCTGAAAGCACAGACAAAGTGAAAGCTGTTAATGAGCGAGCCACGCTTTTCCGCATCACCTCCAATGCTATGATCAAT GCTTGTCGTGACTTCCTGGACGTGGCAGAATCTCACAGCCGGAGGTGGCAAAAGGCCCTGCAGCATGAGAGAGAACAGCGTCACCATCTGGAGGAGACCATCGAACAGTTAGccaaacagcacaacagcttAGAGAGAGCCTGGAGGGAGAATCCCACCTCATATACAG GTGTGGAGCGGTCTCAGGAGGGGGATGCGAGTGATGAGAATGACGAGGCAGAGTTCTTCGATGCCATGGAGGACTCGCCTGCATTCATAACCGTGACTGCTAGTGGCAACATACAGCACAA GCGCTCAGGGAGCAACCAGAGTATGATGAGTGGAGGAGTGTCCAATGACTGGACTCACAATGAGAAT GACACCTCAGGCACAAACCATATGCTTCGAAGAACAAGACGCAGTCGCATTCCTGACAAACCAAATTACTCCCTTAACCTGTGGAGCATCATGAAGAACTGTATTGGCAAAGATCTGTCCAAGATACCCATGCCT GTAAACTTCAACGAGCCGCTGTCAATGTTGCAGCGCCTGACTGAGGATCTGGAGTACAGCGAGCTTCTGGACCGAGCAGCTCGCTGTGACTCCTCCCTTGAGCAGATGTGCCTGGTGGctgcattttctgtctcttcctacTCCACCACAGTCCACCGTACAGCTAAACCCTTCAACCCCCTGCTGGGGGAGACTTACGAGCTGGACCGACTAGAGGAGTATGGTTATCGTTCCATTTGTGAGCAG GTCAGTCATCACCCACCAGCTGCTGCCCaccatgtgacatcacagagaggaTGGACCCTGTGGCAGCACATCACTATTGATAGCAAGTTTCGTGGGAAATATATTTCCGTTGTGCCATTTG GAAACATTCATCTCCAGTTTCATTCGAGCGGAAACCACTATGTGTGGAGCAAAGTGACTTCAACAGTGCACAACATTATTGTTGGAAAACTCTGGATTGATCAG tCTGGGGACATTGACATTGTAAATAACACTACCAAGGACACCTGTCGTCTCAAATTCTCCCCCTACAGCTACTTCTCCAGAGAAGTCCCACGCAAA GTGACAGGAGTGGTAGAGGACAGAGAGGGCACAGCACATTACATCCTGTCAGGAACCTGGGACGACAAGATGGAGAGCGCCAAAATAGTGGACAGCAGCCAAGGATGCGGAGGCTCAGAGGGCAAACAAAAGACAGTTTATCAGACTCTTCAGCCCAAACTGTTGTGGAAGAAATATCCTCTCCC aGATAATGCAGAGAACATGCACTTTTTCTCCTCCCTGGCTCTGACTCTCAATGAACCAGAAGAGGGTGTTGCGCCCACTGACAGTCGCCTGAGACCAGACCAACGGCTGATGGAGGCAGGTCTGTGGGATGAAGCGAATGTCCAGAAGCAGCGTCTGGAGGAGTGTcagaggctggagaggaagaaaagggaggTGCAAGCCAACCAGGCCCTGGAGGAAG GGCAAGACATCGAGGGCTACCAGCCACTGTGGTTTGAGAAGAGGACAGATGAAACAAGAGAAAGCACTTATGTTTACAGAGGAGGCTACTGGGAGGCCAAAGAGAGACAGGACTGGAGCCAGTGCCCTGAGATCTTCTAG